CGATCTCGATTTCCATGCCGGGATCGTCCATGTCGCCGAGCACCTCGACGATCCGGCCGACCGGCTGCTTGAAGCGGCCCGGCTGCTCGGTCAGCTCGACGCTGACGATCTGGCCGCTCTTGGCCTTGCCGGGCGAGCCGGACAGGATGATGTCCTGGCCGATGCGCTTGTCTTCGGGGGCCACGATCCACACGCCGTTATCCTTCAGCAACCGGCCGATGATGTGCGTGTTACCGCGCTGCACCACCTCGACGATCGTGCCTTCGGGACGGCCGCGGCGGTCGAAGCCCGTGACCTTTGCCATCACCTTGTCGCCATGCAGCACTTTCTGCATTTCGCGCTCGGACAGGAACAGGTCGTCGCCCGGTTCGTCGGGAATCACGAAACCGAAACCGTCGCGGTGCGCGCTGACGCGCCCCGAAACGAAACCGGAATGGTCGGCCAGTACATAGAAGCCGCTGCCGTCGGAACGGATCTGGCCGTCGCGCTCCATTGCGTTCAGGCGGCGCGTCAGCACCTCCTGGGATTCGGATTTCACGTCGAGCGACATGGAAAGCGTGCGCAGGTCGAGCGGCGCATTGGCGCTGCGGAAGATGCCGAGGATTTCCTCGCGGCTTGGGATGGTATGGATCGTCTGGTTCAAAACTGTTCTTTGATCTTATTAGTGGGATGATCGTGATGGAAAGGTGGCAGCGTAGTGTACCGGAGGTGCGGCGGTTTGCCTAACATAGCCCAATCGAGTGTGCGCACGGAGCACCTCACATTGCCCTTTGACATTCGCCAGCCTTGCTCTATAATCCGGTCTCTCGCAGCGATGCGGGGAGCTGTAAAAGAGTCGATGTGCAGCGTGGAATGAAAGTTCATCTGGCGCAAAACTCTCCAAGGCACTATCATAACAGCAGTTGCAAGCGTTGTTTATGATGCAGTAAGTTGTGATGCAAGAGTTGTGATGCATGCCCACGTGGCGGAATTGGTAGACGCGCATGGTTCAGGTCCATGTGCCGCAAGGTGTGGGGGTTCGAGTCCCTCCGTGGGCACCACTCTACCGGATACCGGGCCTTTCCAGGTCCAGACAGAAAGCCGTGAATCGATCGATTCACGGCTTTTTTTCATTGGCGCTGTTCGCGTACGCTCCATCTACGGGCGCATGCCAGGGCCGGGTGACAATATTTCCCAAAAAGCATAAATACCACTTGCCCGATGGCGTCCCGGCCGTTATGATGCGTGCCTCGTTGCAGTACAGCGCAGCGAAAAACGAGTCAGCAGTGCCCACGTGGCGGAATTGGTAGACGCGCATGGTTCAGGTCCATGTGCCGCAAGGTGTGGGGGTTCGAGTCCCTCCGTGGGCACCACTCTACCGGATACAGTGAAAAAGCCGCGGATCGCGAGATCCGCGGCTTTTTTGCTTTGGCGCTGTTCGCATTAACTGTGCATTGCTTCAAGGCACGGAACTTCTTCAGCAAACTGGTCTTTAGCGTTTGATCCTTGCGACGCTCACGCGAAGCCACTGCAGCGGCAGTGCCAGTTCGGCAGCGTCGAGCACGTGTTGCCATCCGGTGTAATTGGCCAGGTAGCGACTGGCCACGCCGTTGAAGCGGCGCAGCCAGGTCTTGAAGCGGCTGTGCCAGCCGTTGACGTTATTGAGATGAATCGCGTCCCAGGCACGGATGCCGGCCCGGACATTGACGGCTTCGTGAGTAATGCAGGCAGCACGCGCGAAAGTCACGTATGCCTTGGCGCCGTCACTGATCAGCAGCACGTCGCGATGCAATATTGGGAGCAGATGCAGCACCAGCTGCCGCGCATTGACCGGCCCGCGCCCTGTAACAAACTCGTGCGTAACTCGGGCTCGGTCGCGGGCAACCAGAATGCAGTCCAGTTCGCGGCTGATGCCGCGGCGCGCCGCCGTGCCGCCACGCCGCCGTGCCGGGCGGCTCAACTTTCGTGCACCTTTTTGCGATTCCAATAAATATGTTTCGTCCACCTCGACCATGCCTGCCAGTTGCGCGGGCCGTTCGCGGCGCACCCCGGCGATAAACCGGTGGCGCCATCTGAAGCTCGTCGACCGCGCCACGTCGACGCGCCGGGCGGCCTCCCGCACGGTACGCGAATCGAGCAGGCACTGCCGATACGAGCCATTTGCCGCGATGCCGCAATCGCGCCAGCGGCGTGCCGGTCAGTGCGTTGTAACTGCGACTGCACGCCATGCAGCGATAACGTTGCAGGCCATTGGCCTGGCCGCAGCGGTGACGCCGCCTGCTGCCGCAATGCGGACAAGGGCACTCGCCGGCGGCCTGCTCGATGAGGCCAAGGCAACTGTCACGCGACGACAGTGCCTCAAGCCATGCCTGCAGACTGACGACCTGTTGGTCGATCAACCGGTCCTGGGTCAGGGAGTGAAACAGTCCAGCAAAACCGGCAGGGTCCATGACCGCTCCTCGTCTGGATGAGTTACCTCAACAGGGAGTGAGACAGTGCCAGATCTGGTTGGTTCCCCGATTTACCGCTAACAGCGCCTTTGCTTTCCGTCTCCGATGCCCGTCCTTCACAAATGCCCGCACCGCATTCCTGCTCCCGCCGCGTCGGCTTCCTTTACGCCCGGCACCGGCCCGACAGGCATTCGCATGCCTTTGCGCGCCCTCTCCCTCTGGCACGGCCACCGCGCATGGTAATTGCGTGATCGCAGTATCCAATCAAACGGGAGTACGCCATGAGGATCTTGTTGACGGCCATCGCCCTGGCCGCTGCGTTCGTTGCCGCCGGCCCCGCCGCCGCACCGCTATTCAATTTTATGTTTACCGAGGGCACGTCGCCGCAAGCCCGGCAAGGCTTCAGGGCGGCAGCCGCGCTGTGGTCGAACCTGCTGCACGACAACGTGACGGTCGATTTGACGGCCGGCTTCCATCCGCTGGCGCCGGGGCTTCTCGGCACGCCCCGGTCAGCCCGGCAGCCTTACCCCTACGCCACGTTCCGCCGGGCCCTGGCGGACGACCTCACCTCGTTCGACGACGCCCTGGCAATCGGCAGCCTCCCCCGGGGCGACTCCTTCGACATGCTGCTCGGCTTCACGTCCAACAGCCCGCACGGCGCGGGCAGCGGCATCCCGTATCTGGACGACGGCGACGCGAACAATACCGGGGCGCGTGTCACCACCGCCCAGGCCAGGGCGGTCGGCCTGAAGCCGGCCGACCAGGCGCTTGCCGGATGCTCGGGCGCGTGCGACGCCTTCATCGGGTTCGACAGCCAATTCGCGTTCGACTTCGACGCGCATGACGGCATCGGCGAGAACAGTCCCGGTTTCGCCGGCATGGCCGCCCACGAGTACTGGCGGGAGGACTCGCATTTCGGCCTGATCGACCCCACGGCCGACCCGGGCGAAGCGCTGGCGATCTCGCAGCACGACCCGCTTGCGCTGGACGCCATCGGGTGGGACATCTGGCCAATGCCGGAACCATCGACGCGGGTAATGCCCGCGGCCGGCATGCTGCAGCCTGGCAGCCCTGCCTCCCGCTCGGTCGCACGGAACGGGAAAACATTTCGCAAAAACAAAAATGATGGTTGACGGATCCGCTGGCGGCCTTTAAGATGCGTGCCTTCTGTTGCTGAACACCGCAACGAAGTAAAGAAAACAGGGCCCACGTGGCGGAATTGGTAGACGCGCATGGTTCAGGTCCATGTGCCGCAAGGTGTGGGGGTTCGAGTCCCTCCGTGGGCACCAAGTCCTGTTTTCGATACACTGAAGTGACATGCAATGCAGCAGTGCCCACGTGGCGGAATTGGTAGACGCGCATGGTTCAGGTCCATGTGCCGCAAGGTGTGGGGGTTCGAGTCCCTCCGTGGGCACCACTCTACCGGATACCGGGTTTGCAAAAAACCCTGAAACGCCGCCGATTCGCAGGAATCGGCGGCGTTTTACCATTGGTCACGCCGCCTTCACATGGTCTACACTTTGCCCATGTCCACCGCACCCGATACCCCGAATACCATTCTCATCGCCAGCGCCACCGGCTTTCCCGCGCTCGAAGGCCTGCTGGCGCGCGCCGGCTTCCAGGTGGGCGTGGTCAACCGCGGCGACACCGCGCTGGCGGCGATGCGCGCGCCGTCGCCGCAACACGGCGTGGCGCTCGTCCTGCTCGACGCGGCACTGGCCGGCAGCGCCCGGATGGAACTGTGCGCGCGCCTGGCCGGCGCGGCACCCGTACTCGTGATGTCGGCCGCGCCGTCCGACGAGGAACAGCGGCAGGCGCTGCGCGCCGGCGCCGCCGGCTACCTGCGCCTGCCCTGCGCGCCCGAAGACGTGGTGGAGAAGGTGACGGTCGAACTGACGGCGCGCAACGCCTGGTTGCCGGTCGGCGGCCCGCTCGATACCGGCACGCTGGAAGTCAATTACCACGCGCTGCTGGCCGGCTCGCCGGACGCGATCATCCTGTTCGACGCGGCGCGCGGCCTGCCGGTGGACGTGAACCGCAACGCCGAGCGGATGTTCGGCCGCGGCGGCGAGGAACTGATGCGGATGCGGCTGGCCGACCTGTGTCCACCCCGCCAGCCCGACGGCACGCCGTCGGCCGAGGTCGTGGATGCGCTCGTCGCACGCGGCCTGTCCGGCGATATCCGCATCTTTCCGTTGACGTTCCAGCACAACAGCGGGCGCCACATCGACGGCGAACTGCGCCTGGTGGTGCTGGAAAAGAACGGCCTGCGGCTGCTGCACATGCGCGTGGCGGACGTGACGGGCCAGCGCATCGCGGAAGCGCTGCGCAGCGGCCAGAACGAACTGCTGGAAATGATCGCGCGCGGCGCGCCGCTGCCGGCCATCCTGGACAAGCTGCTGCGCCTGATCGAGGGCCAGGCGCCCGGCCTCGTGTGCACGGTGATGTTGCTGGACGATGACGGGACCACCATGCGTGGCGGCGTGGCTCCCAGCCTGCCGCCCGGGTTCATGGATGTGTTCGACGGCGTGGCGATCGGTCCGGAAGTCGGCTCATGCGGCCGCGCGATGTTCTGCCGCGAACCGGTCGTTGCGGCGGACATCGGCCGCGACCCGCGCTGGGACGGCTGGCGCGAGGTTGCGATGCGGCAGGGCCTGCACGCGTGCTGGGCCATGCCGATCATGACCGATACGCATACGGTGCTGGGGTCGTTCGCCATTTATTACCGCGACGTGCGCCTGCCCCGCGGGGACGACGAACGGCTGATCGCCGTGGCCGTGCACCTGGCCGGCATCGCCATCGGGCGCACCCGGCGCGAGGCGGAACTGGCGCGCCACCGCGATCACCTGGAAGACCTGGTGGCGGAGCGCACCGCCGAACTGCGCAATGCCAAGGAACGCGCCGAACTGGCCAGCACCGAACTGGCCGCCGCGCTGGACCACCTGCGCAAGACGCAGGACGAACTGGTGCGCCGCGACAAGCTCGCCGCGCTGGGCGGACTCGTGGCGGGCGTGGCCCACGAACTGAATACGCCGATCGGCAATACGCTCACCGTTGCCAGCGCGATGAGCGAGCGCCTGGGCGCGCTGCGCGCGGGCCTGGCCGCCGGGCTGCGGCGCTCCGACCTGGAACAGTACGTGGCCCAGGCCGGCGAGGCCGATGAAATCGTGGTGCGCAACCTGCGGCGAGCCGCCGCCCTGATCACCAGTTTCCGGCAAGTGGCGGTCGACACCGCCAGCTCGCAGCGGCGCCGCTTCCGGCTCGACGAATTCATCGGCGAACTGGTGCTGCCGCTGACCGCCGGCACGGCGCCGCCACGGCCGCGCGTGGTGCAGGATGTCGCGCCCGGCCTGGCGATG
Above is a window of Pseudoduganella dura DNA encoding:
- a CDS encoding NF038122 family metalloprotease, with the protein product MRILLTAIALAAAFVAAGPAAAPLFNFMFTEGTSPQARQGFRAAAALWSNLLHDNVTVDLTAGFHPLAPGLLGTPRSARQPYPYATFRRALADDLTSFDDALAIGSLPRGDSFDMLLGFTSNSPHGAGSGIPYLDDGDANNTGARVTTAQARAVGLKPADQALAGCSGACDAFIGFDSQFAFDFDAHDGIGENSPGFAGMAAHEYWREDSHFGLIDPTADPGEALAISQHDPLALDAIGWDIWPMPEPSTRVMPAAGMLQPGSPASRSVARNGKTFRKNKNDG
- a CDS encoding ATP-binding protein, with amino-acid sequence MSTAPDTPNTILIASATGFPALEGLLARAGFQVGVVNRGDTALAAMRAPSPQHGVALVLLDAALAGSARMELCARLAGAAPVLVMSAAPSDEEQRQALRAGAAGYLRLPCAPEDVVEKVTVELTARNAWLPVGGPLDTGTLEVNYHALLAGSPDAIILFDAARGLPVDVNRNAERMFGRGGEELMRMRLADLCPPRQPDGTPSAEVVDALVARGLSGDIRIFPLTFQHNSGRHIDGELRLVVLEKNGLRLLHMRVADVTGQRIAEALRSGQNELLEMIARGAPLPAILDKLLRLIEGQAPGLVCTVMLLDDDGTTMRGGVAPSLPPGFMDVFDGVAIGPEVGSCGRAMFCREPVVAADIGRDPRWDGWREVAMRQGLHACWAMPIMTDTHTVLGSFAIYYRDVRLPRGDDERLIAVAVHLAGIAIGRTRREAELARHRDHLEDLVAERTAELRNAKERAELASTELAAALDHLRKTQDELVRRDKLAALGGLVAGVAHELNTPIGNTLTVASAMSERLGALRAGLAAGLRRSDLEQYVAQAGEADEIVVRNLRRAAALITSFRQVAVDTASSQRRRFRLDEFIGELVLPLTAGTAPPRPRVVQDVAPGLAMDSYPGPLGQAITALFENAVMHGLDGRSDGVVTLAAGALDDDTIALSVSDNGAGIAPADLDRVYDPFFTTRPGAGGSGLGLHVTHNIVTGVLGGRIAVRSMPGTGTTFTMTLPAVAPQ